The segment GCGAAAGTGACTTACCCAATGTTGGACAAGCCAGCAAACTAATTGAAATTTACATTTCTATTAACGGGCCGCCATTGTGCGGCCCGTCGTTTTTTTATCTTTTATTTTTAAATAATCCCCTCATCGTCCTTCTTTTCTTTTTATCCTTTTTAAACACTCATACCATTAAAGGATACAAATATGTACTCATATCGCTTGTTTAAAGCCATTACGCTAGCGGGTGGATTAGCACTCGTCCCTTTAAGTCACGCTGCTGACAACATGCATGAAGGTATTGATATAAAAATTAATATTAATACTGCTAATGTTGAGCAGTTAGATACATTACTAATTGGCATTGGAGCTGAGAAAGCACAAGCGATTATTAATTATCGAAAAGTGAATGGTAAATTTGCGAGCGTCGACGATTTAACAAAAGTGAAAGGGATCGGTGAGGCGACTGTTGATAAAAATAGAAAACGTATTGAATTGTAATTATTAACTGTAACGGGAGCTAGCATGCTCCCGTATATTGATAGTCATTTAAATTGATTATATTCGACTTGAGAGTTGATTTTTTGCTTGATAAGTAAGGCACACAGTATGCCTGTGGTTGCACCAATCAAATGGGCTTCAGTTGCTACACGTACTCCAATCAATTCTTCAGAGCTTACAGAGCCCCCAAAGTATTGTTCCCAACAGATCTTGGAGATGAGCCCGAGGAGTAAGAGCCATCCCCCCCGCGTTTTTGATTGGATATCACGAATACAACCCCAAGCGAAGATGCCATGTAGGACACCTGAAAAACCCGCATACCAAGTAATATTGGTAGCAAAGAGCCCAATGCCTATAGTGAACGATAAAGTTAAGATCAATAGGCTATAAGCTTTAGCATTAAAATGGACACGGAAAATATAGCTAATGATTGCAAAGGCGCTAGCATTCATTGCAAGATGCACCCAATTGGTATGCGTGAAATTTCCTGATAGGATCCGCCATAATTCGCCATTAATAATTTCTTGGCGATCCCAAACTAATAATGGCTGACATTGTGGTAATTGAGCTATAACCATCATGATTATCGCAATAACAATATAATTTCGAATAGACAAGGCAACCTCAATGAGTCGGTACTGTGATAACTGTGGTAAAGCAAACAAAGCCTGCATTTGCCACTGGATTAAACCTATTGCAACTCAAACAGAGTTATGGATTTTACAACATCCATCAGAAGTTAAACGAGCAATTGGTACTGCAAGAATACTATCACTTTCTTTACCCAATAGCCGACTTTGGGTAGGTGAAGATTTTTCGCAGCATGAGGAATTAAATGCTGCTTTAGCTGATTCCGAACGTGATGTTTATGTGGTTTACCCAGGAGAACGTGCGACAGCACTATCTGATGTAGTAGAGCAGGCTCTGCCGTCTCGCAAAAACGTGATTATTTTGCTTGATGGGACTTGGAAGAAAGCCTATAAAATGTGGCAACTATCGACCAATTTACATCAGTTACCGCTAGTCCATTTAGATAATGTTGAGACTGGAAACTATCGTATTCGAAAATCGCCAAAAGAGCAGGGGGTATCAACGGTTGAGGCGGGGTTTTTAGCATTATCAGTGTTAGAGCCTGCATCTTTAAACCTTCAGCCATTGCTTGATGCGTTTGAAAATATGATTAATTTTCAAATTCAACAAATGCCGCCCGGCGTATTTGATAAAAACTATAAGGGTTAGTTGGCACACAAAAGGGAGCATGGGCTCCCTTTATATTCACCGGTTAATGATTAAAAACCATAACCATTATTGCTGATACCTGTTTCAGAGGTAGGTAAGAATAACGTACTATAAAGACGTTGAGAGAACCCATCCGTCATGCCTGAAATGTAATCGGCAATGATCCTAAGCTCGTTATCACCCAGCTCTTTAGCTTCTAACCACCGCAAGCGAGTATTATCTGGTAACAATCTTTCGGGATCAGAAGCAAAAGCTTCAAAGAGCTCCATGATCAATTGTTGCCCTTTATATTCAGACAGCTGTATCTCCGGTTTTTTTACCACATAGATACTTACGAACTGTTTAAGCACCTCTAAAGCGCGCTCCATAGGCTCGGATAAAAAGGCATTCCATTGTAATAATGGCTCATCAAAAAAATCAGTACCGTTTTGAATCGTAGGGCTAATGGTTATAGAGGTGAGCAAACCATTGACTAACGCTCCAATGGCATCTTTACGCTGATGATGGCTAGCAAACATAAGCTCACTGATATCACCAATACGTTCTTCTAGCCATGGATCACCACATTCGGCTATTTTTGAGGCAACAGCTTCTTGCCAATCATCACGTGTCACAATCCCCATTACGATGGCATCTTCTAAATCATGGACACCGTATGCAATGTCATCAGCTAACTCCATGATTGAACAATCTAATGATTTAAAACGTGTCTTACAGGGCTCTCGTGGCGATAAACGCTCACAACGCATTTGCGCAAAGAGGGCTTTATCTTTGTCTGATAACGGGCTTAATACCCAGTCAAAGACCTTTTTATCGTCCACATATAAGCCTTTAGCGGGATACCAGTCTTTTGCTTTAAGGTGACGAAAGTTCACGACATCAGGTGCGCGCTCTGGAGCGGTAGTTTCACTGAGTAGGGCTGGGTATTTTAGTAAACCAAGCAAGGTACGTCTTGCGAGGTTCATACCATACCCTTCGGTATAAGGTTCCAGTAAGGTTACGATTCGAAAAGTTTGTGCGTTCCCTTCAAAGCCGCCATGATTTCGCATCATGTAATTTAAAGCGACTTCACCGCCATGACCAAATGGTGGGTGACCGATATCATGTGCTAAGCACAAACTTTCCATTAAACTTGTTGAAGGGAGTAATGATTTAAACTCAGGTTGTTTTAATTTGAGTTGTGCAACAATCCCTGTACCGATTTGAGATGCTTCTAGCGAGTGGGTGAGTCGAGTCCGATAGAAGTCGTGATTACCAGCGCCATGGACTTGAGTTTTTGCTTGTAAACGACGAAAGGCGGCAGAATGAAGAATTCGGGCTCGATCGCGCTGAAAAGCTGAACGATGATCATCACGACGCATTTTTTGTTCGTTATAAAAGCGCTCTTCCCATGCTGGTGAGATAGTAAATTCTGTCATTAACTAATATCGTCCAAAGTAAGATTAAAGCTATCAGCGAATGTCTCAAGAAAATAGGTCATCTCAGGTGTTTTGCGTTGCTCAAGAGTTTCTTCCAATCTTTTCTTCGCTCGAGTAAATTCATGGTTCCCTGCACTGAGTTCTTCAAGGCATTTTATATAAGCGCATAATGTATCGGCTTGTTTAACAATAGCTGCATTTTCAGCATCAATTTTATGGCTATCAAGCAGAGAGGCATAATCATCCTGAAATTCTTCAGGAAGCATAGAAATAAGTCGTTGTTCTGCTGCTAATTCGATTTTCTTATATTCTTCAGCAATTGCAGGGTTGTAGTATTTTATTGGGGTTGGCATATCACCTGTGAGTACTTCACTAACATCGTGAAACATACCTTGCAGCGCGATACGTTCAGGGTTTAGATTCCCACCAAATTTTCGATTTTTAATTAACGCAAGTGCATGAGCGACAAAAGCAACTTGAAGGCTGTGCTCGGAGATATTTTCAGTTTCGACACTTCGCATTAATGGCCAGCGTTGAATTAAACGCATACGAGCAAGGTGAGCGAAGAAATGACTTTTTTCCATGATGACCAATTCTCTTAAACTAAATGTGCTGATGATCAGCACTTATAGATGTTATGCACTAAAGGTAACAGAAGTTAGGGAAATATTGACAGCTTTTAGTTAATAAAAAGCCCCGGCTTACCGAGGCTTAAAAATTGTTTGTAAAGGCTATTGACGATAGCTATGTAAGAAGCGTTCTAAGCGTCCCATTGCCAGTTCAAGATCATCGACATGGGGTAAGGTTACAATGCGGAAGTGATCCGGTTGTTTCCAGTTAAATCCGGTTCCATGTACAACAAGCACTTTCTCTTGTAGTAAAAAGTCCATTGCCATTTTTTGGTCGTCTTGAATATTAAATTTCTTCTGATCTAATTTCGGAAATAGATACAACGCGCCTTTTGGCTTAACACAAGAAACTCCAGGGATTTGAGTTAATAGATCATAAGCTTTATTGCGCTGTTCGAGCAGACGTCCACCCGGCAAGATTAATTCATTAATACTTTGGTAACCACCTAATGCGGTTTGAATGGCATGCTGCATTGGTACGTTGGCACACAAACGCATTGATGACAGCATTTCTAACCCTTCGATGTAACCTTTAGCGCGGTGTCTTGGCCCTGAAATGACCATCCAACCTGCACGGAAACCACACACTCTGTATGACTTTGAAAGGCCATTGAATGTTACACAAACTACATCTTCTGCTAATGGAGCAATAGAGGTATGTTGTGCACCATCGTATAGAATTTTGTCGTAGATCTCATCGGCGAAAATAATCAAGTCATGCTGACGTGCAATTTCAACCACTTCGATCAGAAAATCTCGGCTATATACCGCACCCGTCGGGTTATTTGGATTGATTAATACAATACCGCGAGTATTTGGTGTGATTTTTTTCTTTATATCATCAAGATCTGGATACCAATCTGATTGTTCATCACACGTGTAGTGGACGGGTGTACCACCAGATAGTGAGACCGCAGCGGTCCATAATGGGTAATCAGGTGATGGAACCAATATTTCATCTTTATGGTTTAGCAGTGCTTGCATTGCCATAACGATTAATTCAGAGACACCGTTACCGATATAAACATCTTCGACATCAAGATCAAGTAAGCCGCGCTTTTGGTAGTGTTGAACAACGGCTTTACGCGCAGAATAAATACCTTTTGAATCACAGTAACCTTGGGATGTTGGTAGATTACGGATCACATCCACGAGAATTTCATCAGGGGCATCAAAACCAAACGGCGCTGGATTACCGATGTTTAGTTTGAGTATTTTTTGTCCTTCTTCTTCCATACGCTTAGCGTGTTTCAGAACGGGACCACGTATGTCATAGCAAACATTATTAAGCTTGGATGACATCCCGAATTTTTGCATATGAGGCTTTCCTGATGATTATTAGGTATAACCACAAATTACACTATAAAAGAGGGAGATAGGAACACCTTTTAGAAGATAATTATGTAAAAGAGTGTTTTATTTTATTTTGGCAGAATGAAAAAGGCGTGTTTAGCTACAATAAGCAAAGTTGAATAGAGGTTTCTGCTAGTTAGGTAAGTAATACAAATGTGTTACTTCATTAGTCAGATGCTTTCTTGTGAGGTAGAATGGTACATCATTCTTCTTTACTAAGAGAATTAGTAGTTATTCTCTCTCTTTTAGGGAATAAGTGTCTATTCTTAGTAAAGAAAATATGTCGAAGAGAGTGACATATATATCTTTCAGCCAGGGATGAGCCGTATTGGTGTAATAGAGCTGAGCGAGGTTATCTTGACTGCGTTACAACAAGCCGTTGAACGATTAATTGCTAAATTAGAGCAAGCATCTGCAACAACCCAGCGTATATTGGTTAAATTAGATTTACCAAAACATATCGACCTGATTGATTGGATGGATACACAAGCTTTGTATCCTAAATTCTATTGGCAATCACGTAATTGCCGAGAAGAGGTTGTCGCGCTAGGCCAAATAAAAACATTTACTGAACCTAAAGCTGCTGAGAAAGTTATTTCAAATGAGCAGCGAATTTGGGGCGGGCGATCTTTTGATGGAAGAACAGAGCGAAATAAACGTTGTCTCTCTTCCTTTTTCTTTTTACCGCTACTTGAATTAAGTCGTCTGGATAATGAATGGCACATTGCGGTTAATATTGGTGAAGATCGTGTACGTATTGTGACGGCATTACAACAATTGATGTTTGATACATCGTTGATCAGTGGCATTCACAGTAAAATTTTAAATCGCAGTAATACGCCGGATTTTTCTGGTTGGTCAAATATGCTGACACGAGCGTTAGATGCGATTGAAAATAAAGAATTTGAAAAAGTAGTGCTCGCTCGACGAACAACGTTGCAGCTAGATAAACCCGTATCTCCCGCCCAATTACTGAAAGCTAGCTGTGCTAATAACAGCAATAGTTTTCACTTTTTATTGGCGCTCGATGAAAAGCATGGCTTTATGGGCTCAACGCCAGAACGGTTATTTCAACGTCATGAACATGCAATTCAAACCGAAGCGTTAGCGGGTACGATTGGTCGTGGTAAAGATGATGTTGAAGATCAGCAATTAGCACAATGGCTATTGTCTGATAATAAAAATCGCTACGAAAATCGTTTAGTGGTTGATGATATTGTTAATCGATTAGTGCCATGTAGCCAATCGATGAATGTGTCTCAAACCCCTGAGTTGGTTCAACTACGTAAAGTCCAGCACTTAAAGCGAAGCATTGATGCTGAATTAAATAGTGGTGTCTTTAGTGCGGATTTATTAGATAACTTACAACCAACGGCTGCGATTGCTGGATTACCTCGTGATCCTGCTCTTCATTTTATAGCTGAAAACGAACCTTTTTCTCGCGGTTGGTATAGTGGTGCGGTGGGTTATATTAGCCAGCAGCATAGTGAGTTTTGTGTGGCTATTCGTAGTGCATTAATTATTGAGGGTGAAGTCCATTTATTTGCAGGAGCTGGCATTGTACCGGGCTCAGTTGCAGAAAGTGAATGGAAAGAGCTTGATCGAAAAACATCAACACTCTGTAGTTTATTTGAGCAAGAGACGGATCGTTCGTTAGCTGCTGAAATGGAGTATAAAAGCGCATCATGCAATTAACCTTATCTAATAGTCTTGCTTATAGGGCTGCATTAAATAGTTGTTGGGCTGAGCTGATACTTGAAGAGTTAGTTCGACAAGGCGTTCAGCATGTTTGTATTGCACCAGGCTCTCGTTCAACACCATTGACGTTAGCGGCAGCAAAACAGCCCAAACTGACTATTCACACTCACTTTGATGAACGCGGTTTAGGCTTTCTCGCAATAGGTTTAGCCAAAGCATCGCAAACCCCCGTCGCGGTGATTGTGACATCAGGCACAGCGGTCGCTAATTTATTACCTGCCGTTGCTGAATCTGGGTTAACAAAAGAAAAATTAGTGCTGTTAACCTCAGATCGTCCTGTTGAATTACTGCAATGTGGCGCAAATCAAGCTATTCGTCAGCATGGTATTTTTTCGCAGCATGTAACCGAGTTTGTTGATCTACCAGCCCCTACACTTGATATCTCTCCTAATTGGTTATTAGGCGTGGTTGATGAGTTGATGCATCAACAGCAGTTACGTGGCGGTGCCATCCATTTAAATTGCCATTACCCTGAGCCGCTATATGGTGAGGTGGTAGATTTTTCGGCCTATCTAGCGCCAGTTAAAAAGTGGCAGGCAACAGAATTACCGTATTGCCAACATCAACAAGCAACTAGCTCTGATATCGTCATTGATTCAGTGCAATGGCAGCGGTTGTGCGATAAAAAAGGCGTAATTGTAGCGGGTAAATTAGCGCCCAATGAACTTGCTGATGTTAAAGCGTTAGCAGCCCGATTAGGCTGGCCGTTATTGGTCGATCCTCAAGCTGGAGGCTCCAGCGAATATGCGGGATTTGATGGTTGGTTACAAAATCCAGCCTGTGCTGAAGTTTTGTCTCAAGCACAAGTGTTACTGCAATTTAGTGCACGTATTGTTTCTAAACGTTTATTACAGTTTATTGGTGATCAGCCGTGGGATGATTATTGGTTAATCGACCCACAACAAGGACGTCTAGACCCTCATAATCATTCTGGTTCTCGTATTCAAGCGAATGTGAGCGCGTGGACTTGTGCAGCGCTTCTTGATGAAAAAACATCACCACATAGTGGATGGGCATTACCGTTAGTGGGCGCGTCTAAGCGTTATCGTGAAATAGCGAAGCAACAATGTGACGATTTATCTGAAATGTCATTAGCGACATTATTGAGAGATTGGCTCGCACCTGATTCTGAGCTGTTTCTCGGTAATAGCATGATTGTTCGACTGCTAGATATGTTTGGTGATTTACCAACAACAGCGACATTTACCAACCGTGGTGCATCAGGTATTGATGGATTAATAGCAACAGCTGCTGGTGTGCAACGGGCTAGAAAAGCACCATTAGTGATGCTATTAGGCGATACGTCATTTTTATACGATCTCAATTCTCTCGCATTATTAAAACAAACCGCATTACCTATGGTTGTGGTTGTTACGAATAATGATGGTGGCGGTATTTTTGATATGTTACCAGTACCAGAGCAGCAAAAAGATGATTTTTATCGTATGCCTCATGGTTTTGAATTTAGCCATGCTGCTGCTATGTTTGAATTGAATTATCAAAGCCCAACAACAGTCGCTGAAGCCCAAACTGCGGTAGTGAATGCACAACAAGTTAACCAGACAACGATCATCGAAATTAAAACGCCGGCTGGAGAAGCAGGGCAGATGTTAAAAGAGATCTTTTCTGAGGTAAAACGTGCGTCTTTACTCTGAAGTATTTGGAAAACGCCCGCAAGCAAGCCAACCCGTGATTGTTTTTCTTCATGGGCTATTAGGCTCAGGGCGGGATTGGCGATTAATTACTTCAGCACTAATGCATCACTATTGTTGTGTAGCAATCGATCTGCCTGGGCACGGCTTTAGTGCGTCAGTATCTATGCCACTCGATGAGTCTGATATTGGCTTCAAACAGAGTTATCAGGCGATACTGAAAACGTTGGAACATCGTGGTGTTCAACGTTTCGTGATGGTGGGGTATTCGTTAGGTGCGCGACTTGCTATGTATCTGGCAACGCAATTAGCAAATGAGAGTACCACGGAGCGTGGGCTAAGGTTGCAAGGTATCTTTTTAGAAGGTGGGCACTTTGGATTACCGCTTTCAGACCGTGCGGCGCGTCTTGATAATGATAAAGCATGGGCTGCACGTTTTTCTCAACAATCTCTTATTTCAGTGCTGAATGATTGGTATCAACAAACTGTTTTTTCATCACTGAACCATGACCAAAGACAAAGCTTAGTCGCTAAACGTAGTGATAACCTTGGGCAAGGTGTCGCGAATATGTTGCTAGCAACGTCATTATCTAAACAACCATTATTACTCACACCGCTACAAAACTTAAAATTACCTGTTCGTTATGTTTGTGGTGAATATGATGCAAAATTTCGTCAGATCGCTATGCAATCAGAGCTAAGCGTAGAAGTGATCCCTGATGCTGGGCATAATATTCATGTAGAACAACCACATGCATTTACATCTGCCTTATCTGCTTTTATTCAAAAGTTGTAACGAGCCATTGTAATTAAAGTGATTTAATATGCCGTTAGACTAAGGTTTAGCGTGTTTTATGCTCTGGTATTAATTAAAGGTTATCAAGAATGCGCAGCGTTAAGTTATATCGATATCAGTTACCGATGGATTCTGGTGTTATTTTACGTGATCAACGTTTAGTAACGCGTGAAGGTTTGGTTGTCGAACTTATTCAAGGTGACAACGTTGGTGTAGGTGAAATAGCGCCACTGCCTGAGTTTAGCAATGAAACGCTAGAGCAAGCGTTAGATCAAACAAAACAACTACTTGAACTTTGGCTTGAGGACCAAGACATCCATATAAACGATGCTTATCCCTCTGTTGCCTTTGGTTTTAGTTGTGCAATGGCAGAGTTAGCGGGAGAGTTACCTCTTACTGCAAACTATGCGGTAGCACCATTATGCTCAGGTGATCCTGACGAGTTGATTGAACGTTTAAATACCGAAAAGGGTGATAAAGTCGCTAAAATTAAAGTCGGTATGTATGAAGCGGTGCGTGATGGTATTGTCGCTAATATGTTTATTGAAGCGATCCCTGAGGTTCAGTTACGTTTAGACGCTAACCGTAAATGGACACCGCTTAAAGCACAGCAATTTGCTAAATATGTGAAACCTGAAAATCGGCAAGGGATCGCGTTTTTAGAAGAGCCTTGTATTGATCCTCAAGACAGCCTGATTTTTGCAGAGCAAACAGGTATTAATATTGCTTGGGATGAAACTGTCCGCGAGCCTCACTTTGAAGTAAAAGCACAACCAGGTGTTGCTGCAATTATTATCAAGCCCACACTAACTGGTAGCTTAGCCCGTTGTATCGAGCTGGTGGAACAAGCTCAAGCGGTAGGGTTAACGGCAGTGATTAGTTCAAGTTTAGAATCAAGCCTAGGATTAAATCAGTTAGCGCGTTTCGCCCAGTGGCAAACACCCAATGTTATCCCCGGTCTAGATACCATGCAGTTGTTTAAAGCACAATTGGTGACACCTTGGCCGGATAGTGAACTTCCAATGATCTCTTTAGCAGAATTAGACCTAGTATGGCAGAAATAAAACACGATTTTCTAACATGGCCTTGGCAGCGATGGGCTGCAGAACGCCCATCAGATATAGCCATCTCTTTAGGTGATAAAGAGCATGATGCACAAACGTACACGTGGGCTGATGTATCTTCAAACGTTGATGATTATGCACAAGGCCTAGTTGAGCAGGGCGTTAAGCGTGATCAACTTGTGGCCGTAATCGCTGATAATTCGATTCAAGTATTATGGTTGATGCTTGCTATTTTTCGAGTGGGGGCACGCTATGTAGGGTTAAACCCGAAGTTGTCTTCTACTGAATTACAGCAACAGTTAGTGATACTCGATAATGACTATATTTGGTCGGATAGTGAACATGATATAACAGCACTAACTGGGCAACATATTGTTCTGCAATTCCCCGCTGTCGCACGTATGGTACCTGTGACATGGCAAGAGCATCGCCCAATGACACTGACATTAACATCAGGTTCATCGGGTGTACCTAAGGCGGTGGTTCATAATGCCGAGTCACATTTAGCGAGTGCTTCTGGCTTGCTAAGTCAAATGGCATTCACAGCAGAAGACAGTTGGTTATTGTCATTACCGTTATTCCACATTTCGGGTTTAGCGATTGTATGGCGTTGGTTATATCGCGGAGCATGTTTAGTCATTGTCGATAAAGCGCAGCAGCAGCAAGCATTGCATTGGGTGACTCACGCATCATTAGTACCTACTCAATTACAACGTTTACTCGATAGTATTGATAATACTGCAACACCATCATCGATGATGCTAAAACAAGTGTTATTAGGTGGCGCACATATTCCTGTTACTCTCACTAATAAAGCGCACAGTGCTGGTATTGGTTGTTGGTGTGGTTACGGCATGACGGAAATGGCATCAACAATATCGGCTAAACAAGCGAATGAGAGTAGTGGTGTTGGTAACGTATTACCAAATAGAGAATTACTTTTACGTGATGGTGAGATCTTAGTTCGAGGTAAAAGCTTGTGCTTGGGGTATTACCGTAACCATACTATTTTTTCTATTTTAGATAACCATGGCCACGATGGGGAATGGTTTGCAACCAAAGACATGGGGGAGTGGCACGATGATGAGCTATTTATTCATGGTCGCGCAGATAACATGTTTATTTCTGGTGGAGAGAATGTTCAACCAGAAGATATTGAAGCGGTACTGTTACAGTATCCAGAGATAGAACAAGCTGTTGTTTTACCCATTGATGATTATGACTTTGGTCAACGACCGGTTGCTATTGTGAAAACAACTTGCCCGATGGATGCGGTATTTATTGATCATGTGATGACTTATATGGCAGATAAAGTGGCTGCGTTTAAGCGTCCAATTCGTTACCTCGATTTACCTGATGGCGATATTTATCAAGGGATAAAACTCTCTCGGACGAAATTAGCCAACTGGTTATCTAAGCAATAATAAAAAGGCGAAGCTAATATCTAGCTTCGCCTTTTTAATCTATTTGCTAGTTAGAACCTAACTAAGAAGAACGTTATTTTCTATCGCCACGTAATTGTGTCACTTGTTGATATAACAATTGGCTATTTGCCTCTTGGGAAGACAGACATTCCCCAGCGACGATAGTGACTTGTGACCAGAAACGTTTGGGCCATTTTAATAATGCAACGCCACCCTCTCGACTAAAATAGCTCCCCCATAGTCCCTGCAATGCCACGGGGATCACCGTGACATTCGAACGTTTAATGATTAAATCAATGCCACGCATAAACGGGGCTATTTCACCATCAAAGGTGAGCTGTCCTTCTGGGAAAACACAAACAATATCGCCATTATCCAAATGTTCTGACACTTTTGAAAAAGCATTACGAATAGATGCACGGTCATTCGCATCGACAGGAATCGCCTTACATGCTTTACAGAACGATTTGACCAGTGGCAGGTTATATATATCACGGTCCATCAAAAAGCGGATAGGGCGTGGGCAGCTGCCTGCTAACAATAAAGCATCCATGTAGCTGACATGATTACAGACAAGTAACACACCACCTTGTTTAGGAATATTATTCAAATTCTGTTTTTTTACACGATACATCGTATGGGTGATCATCCAAACCACAAAGCGCCAAAAAAAATCAGGGGCTTGGAAGTAGATATAGACAACAACTAATGAATTCACCGAAGCTAAGATTAAGAAGAACTCTGGAATGGAAAGCTTTAAAACAGATAAGAAGACAATAGCTGAAATAGCACTGACAACCATAAACACAGCATTCCATATATTATTTGCTGCAATGATTTGTGCACGTTCATCTTCTTTAGAGCGCTGCTGCATTAAGGCATAAAGCGGAACAATAAAAATACCGCCAGCAATCCCCAGTAAAAGCAATGACGCAAAGATTGGCCATAGATTTGGTGCCGTTATAAACGCTATTAGGCTCTCAGTTTGCACTGTAGTTGCTGGAGCGAGGAAATATAAACCTGAGCCAAATAACGTTATCCCTAAACTACCAATAGGCACTATTCCTGGATCAATTCGGTGTTGAGATAAGCGATCACAACACATTGAGCCAATAGCAATACCAATAGAAAATAGCATCAGTAAGAAAGAGACAGAGGCAGCATTACCACCAAGGCTGATTTTTGCATAATTAGGAAACTGTGTAAGATAACAAGCCCCTAAAAACCAAAACCAACTAATTCCCAAAATACATTGGAAAATCGTTTTGTCTTGTCGTGCAATCGCCATGGTTGAACGAGTTTGTTTAATCGGTTGCCACTTAAAGGTTGCTTTCTTTACCGTAGGTGGTGCGCTCGGAATAGCAAGGGATGTGAGGTAGCCTAATATCGCAAAAAAGATCACGGCACCAGCTGCAATATAGTGGGCGTTATGGCTGTCGGCAATAAAACCTGCGAGCAATGTGCCAAGTAAAATAGCTAGAAAGGTGCCTGTTTCAACCAAAGCATTACCTGATATTAACTCTTCTGATTTTAAATGCTGGGGCAGTAAGGCATATTTTGCAGGGCCAAAGAAGGCTGATTGCGTTCCCATTAAAAAGAGTAACACCAACAGAGCAGAATAACTTTGATAGAAGAAGGCTATTGCAGCAAGGCACATTATAACAATTTCTGCTAGTTTAACTCGGCGCATGATCATTGCTTTATCGTATTGATCGGCAATAACACCAGCAGAAGCTGAAAATAAAAAGAAAGGTAAAATAAATAACCCAGCGGCAATGTTAATCAGTAAATTTGCACTCAGTGGAAGGCTATCAACAGAAGCGTAAGCGATCAGAATTAATAATATATTTTTGTAAACATTATCATTAAATGCCCCAAGTGCCTGCGTTAAAAAATACGGCAAGAAACGCCGCTTGGTTAGAAGACTCGATTGGGGCTTTGTGGTCATTTACGCTATCTCTATTACTGTTTCCACTTATTTAGATAAGTATTTAAAAGATTATCAATAAGTGCTTTGCCGTCAACAGGCGTCGAGGTAAATAGCTTATCATCAACAGTAAGTAGTGTAATACCGTGAACACCAGCCCAAATAACACGGCTTGTTTCCAGTACTTCTTCTTTAGTCATGTT is part of the Photobacterium angustum genome and harbors:
- the menE gene encoding o-succinylbenzoate--CoA ligase, with protein sequence MAEIKHDFLTWPWQRWAAERPSDIAISLGDKEHDAQTYTWADVSSNVDDYAQGLVEQGVKRDQLVAVIADNSIQVLWLMLAIFRVGARYVGLNPKLSSTELQQQLVILDNDYIWSDSEHDITALTGQHIVLQFPAVARMVPVTWQEHRPMTLTLTSGSSGVPKAVVHNAESHLASASGLLSQMAFTAEDSWLLSLPLFHISGLAIVWRWLYRGACLVIVDKAQQQQALHWVTHASLVPTQLQRLLDSIDNTATPSSMMLKQVLLGGAHIPVTLTNKAHSAGIGCWCGYGMTEMASTISAKQANESSGVGNVLPNRELLLRDGEILVRGKSLCLGYYRNHTIFSILDNHGHDGEWFATKDMGEWHDDELFIHGRADNMFISGGENVQPEDIEAVLLQYPEIEQAVVLPIDDYDFGQRPVAIVKTTCPMDAVFIDHVMTYMADKVAAFKRPIRYLDLPDGDIYQGIKLSRTKLANWLSKQ
- a CDS encoding MFS transporter, whose amino-acid sequence is MTTKPQSSLLTKRRFLPYFLTQALGAFNDNVYKNILLILIAYASVDSLPLSANLLINIAAGLFILPFFLFSASAGVIADQYDKAMIMRRVKLAEIVIMCLAAIAFFYQSYSALLVLLFLMGTQSAFFGPAKYALLPQHLKSEELISGNALVETGTFLAILLGTLLAGFIADSHNAHYIAAGAVIFFAILGYLTSLAIPSAPPTVKKATFKWQPIKQTRSTMAIARQDKTIFQCILGISWFWFLGACYLTQFPNYAKISLGGNAASVSFLLMLFSIGIAIGSMCCDRLSQHRIDPGIVPIGSLGITLFGSGLYFLAPATTVQTESLIAFITAPNLWPIFASLLLLGIAGGIFIVPLYALMQQRSKEDERAQIIAANNIWNAVFMVVSAISAIVFLSVLKLSIPEFFLILASVNSLVVVYIYFQAPDFFWRFVVWMITHTMYRVKKQNLNNIPKQGGVLLVCNHVSYMDALLLAGSCPRPIRFLMDRDIYNLPLVKSFCKACKAIPVDANDRASIRNAFSKVSEHLDNGDIVCVFPEGQLTFDGEIAPFMRGIDLIIKRSNVTVIPVALQGLWGSYFSREGGVALLKWPKRFWSQVTIVAGECLSSQEANSQLLYQQVTQLRGDRK